Proteins encoded by one window of Archaeoglobus veneficus SNP6:
- the rrp41 gene encoding exosome complex exonuclease Rrp41, which produces MSEEIPRLIVDGKRLDGRDFDELRPIKIEAGVLRRADGSCYIEMGKNKIVAAVYGPREVHPRHLQDPSRAIIRYRYNMAPFSVEERKKPGPDRRSIEISKVSREALEPVILKELFPRSGIDIFVEVLQADAGTRTACLNAASVALIDAGVAMRGMITAVAVAKVEGEIVLDPMKEEDNYGEADVPFAFLIRNGKIESIALLQMDGKMSAEEMKKALELAKKGAMQIYNIQREAIMRKYSREEEEVE; this is translated from the coding sequence ATGAGCGAAGAAATACCCAGGCTAATAGTTGATGGGAAGAGGCTTGATGGAAGAGATTTTGATGAACTCCGCCCTATAAAGATTGAGGCTGGTGTACTCAGAAGGGCGGATGGCTCCTGTTACATCGAGATGGGTAAGAACAAGATAGTTGCTGCAGTTTACGGACCAAGAGAAGTGCACCCGAGACACCTGCAGGATCCAAGCAGGGCAATTATACGCTATCGCTATAACATGGCTCCATTCAGTGTTGAAGAGCGAAAGAAGCCGGGGCCAGACAGGAGAAGCATAGAGATTTCAAAGGTAAGCAGGGAAGCTCTCGAGCCAGTGATACTGAAGGAGCTGTTTCCCCGCTCTGGCATAGACATATTCGTCGAAGTTTTGCAGGCTGATGCTGGCACGCGTACTGCATGCCTCAACGCAGCAAGTGTGGCGCTGATTGATGCGGGTGTTGCAATGCGAGGGATGATAACGGCTGTAGCTGTAGCAAAGGTCGAGGGCGAGATCGTGCTTGACCCCATGAAGGAGGAGGACAACTATGGCGAAGCGGACGTCCCATTTGCGTTCCTCATAAGGAACGGCAAGATTGAGTCAATTGCTCTGCTCCAGATGGATGGCAAAATGAGTGCTGAAGAAATGAAAAAGGCTCTCGAACTTGCGAAGAAAGGGGCTATGCAGATTTACAACATACAGAGAGAAGCAATAATGCGGAAGTACAGCAGAGAAGAGGAAGAGGTGGAGTAA
- a CDS encoding Ig-like domain-containing protein: MQDRAISPVVGMVMILAIVAGFMSIVQTQQLPQWNKQKEAEHYKLLVSEFSRIPYILSTGSTASISLDAGLNYPDVPLLVNPPDALSTLQFEERNITVKCKIILPDNTEKNFERKYNSTAIRLIPHYFYSPERELVLEHGVVFEKWANSNKPIPVTDQITFTKSRINIPIIDASDGSVTAAKFSLKLSPASYGGEVIAKDINVTFETEFVDWWYECLKKIFGEGNVTNGTNYVTVIIPEAIIDVSSYVVGDVIDDFNGSSEVQRKLEMLIPFQNELVVSSGDVERIDVQAVDNYGNPISGLVINASVNPSGLGDVTQSATTNSRGIASFYFTAGGAGDGTIEFNTVYRGVSKSVTVNVTVVGNVAIGIIGIEDNTGGKHGHCHSSSTANSVTFKHFGGSNLTASDVTVILYVNGDKANETQLSNCLSDSRFEVGDEAVVKSNKDLTSGSIVTVVLKDKGGRIIGKSAATFVP; this comes from the coding sequence ATGCAAGATAGGGCGATATCGCCTGTAGTTGGAATGGTCATGATTCTTGCCATAGTTGCTGGATTCATGAGCATTGTTCAGACTCAGCAGCTTCCTCAGTGGAATAAACAGAAGGAGGCTGAGCACTACAAACTGCTCGTATCTGAATTTTCGAGAATCCCGTACATACTTTCAACCGGTTCAACTGCATCAATTTCACTTGATGCCGGGTTGAATTATCCAGATGTACCTTTACTCGTTAATCCTCCTGATGCTCTTTCTACTCTACAGTTTGAAGAGAGAAATATTACAGTAAAATGTAAGATTATTCTGCCTGATAATACCGAAAAAAATTTTGAGAGGAAATATAATAGTACCGCAATCAGACTGATACCGCACTACTTCTACTCACCCGAAAGAGAACTCGTGCTGGAGCATGGAGTGGTTTTTGAGAAGTGGGCCAACAGCAACAAACCCATTCCAGTTACAGATCAAATAACGTTTACCAAATCGAGAATAAACATTCCAATAATCGACGCAAGTGACGGTTCAGTTACGGCAGCCAAGTTCAGTCTGAAGCTCTCTCCTGCAAGCTACGGTGGAGAGGTCATAGCCAAGGACATCAACGTTACTTTTGAGACCGAGTTTGTTGACTGGTGGTACGAATGTCTCAAGAAGATTTTCGGCGAGGGTAATGTGACGAATGGGACGAATTATGTTACAGTGATAATCCCGGAGGCTATTATTGATGTTTCCAGCTATGTTGTCGGTGATGTTATTGACGATTTCAATGGCAGCAGCGAAGTGCAGAGAAAGCTCGAGATGTTAATACCTTTCCAGAATGAATTGGTCGTTTCTTCCGGAGATGTTGAGAGAATAGATGTTCAGGCAGTGGATAACTATGGAAACCCCATTTCGGGGCTTGTGATAAACGCCAGTGTTAACCCATCCGGACTTGGAGATGTTACGCAGAGTGCAACCACGAATTCAAGGGGAATAGCTTCGTTCTACTTTACTGCTGGTGGAGCAGGTGACGGGACGATTGAGTTCAATACAGTTTATAGAGGAGTGTCAAAGAGTGTTACAGTTAACGTTACTGTAGTCGGAAATGTGGCCATTGGAATTATCGGAATAGAGGATAATACAGGTGGTAAGCACGGCCACTGCCACTCGTCTTCAACGGCTAATAGCGTTACTTTCAAGCACTTTGGTGGGAGCAACCTAACAGCAAGCGACGTAACTGTAATTCTGTACGTCAATGGAGACAAAGCAAATGAAACACAGCTATCGAACTGCCTGAGCGATAGTAGGTTCGAGGTTGGGGATGAAGCAGTAGTGAAGTCGAATAAAGATTTAACCTCTGGATCGATAGTTACTGTTGTGTTAAAGGATAAAGGAGGTAGAATAATTGGTAAATCTGCGGCAACTTTCGTACCATGA
- the rrp4 gene encoding exosome complex RNA-binding protein Rrp4: MTRKIVMPGDLVSTNPRAAGYGTYVENGKVYAKILGLLDKSDTGVRIIPLKGRYIPSTGDIVIGIVREVTANGWVVDIYSPYQAFLPLLEYPETRNRKVNEILDIGDAVIAKVLNIDPKMKVTLTMKDKVCRPVRVGRIVAINPARVPRVIGKKGSMIRLLKSELGVQIIVGQNGLIWLNGDRRKVSIAEEAIYIIEAEAHTEGLTDRITEFIKAKKGELENERRNTQANS; the protein is encoded by the coding sequence ATGACGAGAAAGATTGTTATGCCTGGAGACCTCGTCTCGACAAATCCGAGAGCGGCAGGTTATGGAACGTACGTTGAGAACGGCAAGGTGTATGCCAAAATTCTCGGATTGCTCGATAAAAGCGACACGGGCGTGAGGATAATTCCCCTCAAGGGGAGGTATATCCCCTCAACTGGGGATATCGTAATAGGTATTGTAAGGGAAGTAACGGCAAACGGGTGGGTAGTTGACATATACTCACCCTATCAGGCCTTTCTGCCCCTTTTAGAGTATCCGGAAACGAGAAACAGAAAAGTTAACGAGATCCTCGATATAGGGGATGCAGTGATTGCAAAGGTCTTGAACATCGATCCCAAGATGAAGGTTACGCTGACGATGAAGGACAAGGTCTGCAGACCTGTAAGGGTTGGCAGAATAGTCGCCATAAATCCGGCGAGGGTTCCGAGAGTTATAGGGAAAAAGGGAAGCATGATAAGACTTCTCAAGTCGGAGCTTGGAGTCCAGATTATCGTCGGGCAGAATGGCCTGATCTGGTTGAATGGTGATAGGAGAAAGGTTTCGATTGCTGAAGAGGCAATCTACATAATTGAGGCCGAGGCCCATACCGAAGGTCTTACGGACAGGATAACTGAGTTTATAAAAGCAAAGAAGGGTGAATTAGAAAATGAGCGAAGAAATACCCAGGCTAATAGTTGA
- a CDS encoding ribosome assembly factor SBDS, with amino-acid sequence MVSLDKAVVARLKKQGEVFEVLVDPYLARDLKEGKEVDFEKLLAAEEVFRDARKGDRVSSEELQKVFGTTDINEIVRTIIEEGEVQITAEQRKEMQELKRKQIIEFIRRNTVDPRTGTPHPPARIERAMEEAKVHVDIFKPVEAQVKDVVKSIKRILPLRFEEIEIAIKVPAEYTGKAISALYSFGGVTQEEWQKDGSWICVMRIPAGMQGDLMDLLAKTTKGEALTKILRRIQG; translated from the coding sequence ATGGTATCCCTCGATAAGGCAGTGGTTGCCAGACTCAAGAAGCAGGGAGAAGTATTCGAAGTTCTTGTTGATCCCTACCTCGCCAGAGACCTGAAGGAAGGTAAGGAAGTAGACTTCGAGAAACTTCTTGCGGCAGAAGAGGTTTTCAGAGATGCGAGAAAGGGAGACAGGGTGAGCAGCGAAGAACTCCAGAAGGTCTTTGGTACTACAGACATAAATGAGATCGTCAGGACAATAATTGAGGAAGGAGAGGTTCAGATAACTGCAGAGCAGCGCAAGGAGATGCAGGAGCTGAAACGGAAGCAGATAATCGAGTTCATAAGAAGGAACACCGTCGATCCGAGAACTGGCACACCTCACCCGCCTGCGAGGATAGAGAGGGCCATGGAGGAAGCTAAAGTTCATGTGGATATCTTCAAGCCGGTGGAAGCGCAGGTCAAGGACGTGGTGAAGAGTATAAAGCGCATACTTCCCCTTCGCTTCGAAGAGATTGAGATAGCAATTAAGGTTCCGGCCGAATACACCGGCAAGGCGATTTCTGCCCTCTACTCCTTCGGTGGCGTTACGCAGGAGGAGTGGCAGAAAGACGGAAGCTGGATTTGTGTTATGCGCATTCCTGCCGGTATGCAGGGAGATCTGATGGACCTGCTTGCCAAAACGACTAAGGGTGAAGCTCTTACAAAAATACTCAGGAGGATACAAGGATGA
- the rrp42 gene encoding exosome complex protein Rrp42, whose amino-acid sequence MGEDILMDIKRDYVLSRLRDGERIDGRKFDEFRHIEIETNIIAKAEGSALVKLGNTQVVVGVKMQPGEPFPDAPDKGIIITNAELVPLASPTFEPGPPDENSIELARVVDRGIRESEAVDLTKLCIEEGEKVWLIFIDIHALDDDGNLMDASSLAAIAALLTTTVPAERFDVGEDFPLPVRDLPISVTSLIVNNRILVDPSRDEVSVGEYFMTITTDQADNIVAMQKSGSYLLSEEKFYELIDISIEKAREIRELLKDV is encoded by the coding sequence ATGGGAGAAGACATTCTGATGGATATAAAACGTGACTACGTCCTTTCGAGGCTCAGGGACGGGGAAAGAATTGATGGCAGGAAGTTTGACGAGTTCAGGCACATAGAGATAGAGACCAATATAATCGCCAAGGCGGAAGGTTCAGCCCTCGTAAAACTTGGCAACACGCAGGTTGTTGTCGGGGTGAAGATGCAGCCCGGTGAGCCGTTTCCCGACGCTCCGGACAAAGGCATTATAATCACAAATGCCGAACTCGTCCCCCTTGCATCTCCCACGTTTGAACCCGGTCCACCTGACGAGAACTCCATCGAGCTTGCGAGAGTCGTTGATAGAGGCATCAGGGAGAGCGAAGCTGTGGATTTAACGAAGCTCTGTATTGAAGAGGGTGAGAAGGTCTGGCTGATATTTATAGACATTCACGCCCTCGACGATGACGGAAACCTGATGGATGCTTCTTCGCTCGCAGCCATCGCTGCCCTTCTTACGACGACCGTTCCAGCAGAGCGTTTTGACGTTGGAGAGGACTTCCCTCTGCCTGTGAGAGATCTGCCAATCAGCGTTACGTCCCTCATTGTCAACAACCGCATCCTTGTGGATCCGAGCAGAGACGAGGTAAGTGTTGGTGAGTACTTCATGACCATTACAACGGATCAGGCCGACAACATCGTCGCAATGCAGAAGAGCGGGAGTTACCTGCTCAGTGAGGAAAAGTTTTATGAACTCATAGACATCAGCATCGAGAAGGCGAGGGAGATCCGAGAGCTCCTCAAGGATGTCTGA
- a CDS encoding DNA-directed RNA polymerase subunit P, whose protein sequence is MSYICLICGAEVDVDLERNLIQCTKCGNRILMKPRPPALKKRVPAI, encoded by the coding sequence ATGAGCTATATCTGCCTCATCTGTGGGGCAGAAGTTGATGTTGACCTCGAGAGGAACCTTATTCAGTGCACCAAGTGCGGAAACCGCATACTGATGAAGCCCAGACCGCCTGCATTGAAGAAAAGGGTTCCTGCCATTTGA
- the ribB gene encoding 3,4-dihydroxy-2-butanone-4-phosphate synthase: MSVEEALKAFRRGEPVLIYDFDDREGETDIAIPAINVTPRDVAMMRKDGGGLICVAIHPVAADKLRLPFMHDVLRVASQHIPEISSIASFDIKYDSRSSFSLWVNHRDTFTGITDIDRALTIRRVGEVVDDVMLGKEFDFGSEFRSPGHVALLRAAETLTYERVGQTELSVALAEMAGIAPAVAICEMLDETTGRALKKDKAMAYAEENGIPFVEGKDIVAAYADFKEIKAKLFI, from the coding sequence ATGAGCGTGGAAGAAGCTCTGAAGGCGTTTAGAAGGGGCGAACCTGTTCTGATTTACGACTTTGACGACAGGGAAGGCGAAACTGACATCGCCATTCCTGCTATCAACGTAACACCGAGAGATGTGGCTATGATGAGAAAGGATGGTGGAGGGCTAATATGCGTTGCAATACACCCTGTTGCAGCAGATAAGCTCAGACTACCGTTTATGCACGACGTACTCAGAGTTGCGAGCCAGCATATACCTGAAATTTCCTCAATAGCGTCCTTCGATATAAAGTACGACTCTCGTTCATCCTTCTCACTCTGGGTTAACCACCGTGATACGTTTACCGGTATAACCGACATAGATAGAGCCCTCACGATAAGGAGGGTTGGCGAAGTTGTCGATGACGTCATGCTCGGGAAGGAGTTCGACTTCGGCAGCGAGTTTCGCAGCCCTGGTCACGTTGCACTGCTGAGAGCAGCAGAGACTCTGACGTACGAGAGAGTAGGACAGACGGAGCTAAGTGTTGCTCTTGCGGAGATGGCCGGCATAGCCCCGGCTGTTGCGATATGCGAGATGCTCGACGAAACCACGGGTAGAGCACTCAAAAAGGATAAAGCGATGGCTTACGCTGAGGAGAACGGCATACCTTTCGTCGAGGGCAAGGATATAGTTGCTGCGTACGCCGATTTTAAAGAAATAAAGGCAAAACTTTTTATCTAA
- the rpl37A gene encoding 50S ribosomal protein L37Ae, with amino-acid sequence MATKKVRMAGRFGPRYGLRVRRTLIKIEEAQRRKYVCKKCGKKAVKRVGTGIWECRSCGYKFAGGTYIPVTPAMKMVDRIADKVMER; translated from the coding sequence ATGGCGACAAAGAAGGTAAGGATGGCGGGTAGATTTGGGCCCCGCTACGGACTCAGAGTAAGGAGAACGCTCATCAAGATTGAGGAAGCGCAGAGAAGAAAGTATGTCTGCAAGAAGTGTGGAAAGAAGGCTGTTAAGAGAGTTGGTACTGGAATCTGGGAGTGCAGGAGCTGTGGCTACAAGTTTGCGGGCGGGACATACATCCCAGTGACACCTGCGATGAAGATGGTTGATAGAATTGCCGATAAGGTGATGGAGAGATGA
- a CDS encoding rod shape-determining protein, producing the protein MIPVGLDIGTNYTKATKDGKNVTIFPSIVAYGEEKDWSLKGEEKEVYVGEEALAIIQSLENVEAMRPLHEGRLMHQSYMELAKHALKVLDVKPDVVATGLPVKSSKKEREELAKDIKEQLKTDVLIFPEPVGTLAYMGIDTGVCVDIGFGTTDIVVLGHMEYLRGDTMLVGVDWLYDNIEVIIRNKAGISVTPEELTKLLTTPDYEVGRIRGGKRITISHNDVKDEYEKLMKSWVERISSRTKLILEGLSTAIVDKLVLTGGGSLLPGAYEEFSKSFEDVAEVIRPDDPITSNAKGYYTLAKILLEEKGEEAKAEEAAEESKAEGKKKGKVKKE; encoded by the coding sequence ATGATTCCCGTAGGTCTCGACATCGGAACAAACTACACGAAAGCAACCAAAGACGGCAAAAACGTTACGATTTTCCCGAGTATCGTCGCATACGGAGAGGAGAAGGACTGGAGCCTGAAAGGTGAGGAGAAAGAAGTCTATGTCGGTGAGGAAGCTCTTGCGATTATTCAGAGCCTCGAAAACGTTGAGGCAATGCGCCCGCTCCACGAGGGCAGGCTCATGCACCAGTCGTACATGGAGCTTGCGAAGCACGCACTGAAAGTTCTCGACGTAAAACCGGATGTGGTTGCGACGGGTCTACCTGTAAAATCCTCCAAAAAGGAGAGAGAGGAGCTTGCGAAGGACATAAAGGAGCAGTTGAAGACCGACGTTCTCATCTTCCCCGAGCCTGTTGGCACGCTTGCGTACATGGGCATCGACACCGGCGTTTGCGTTGACATAGGGTTTGGCACCACAGACATCGTTGTTCTGGGACACATGGAATACCTGAGGGGCGACACGATGCTCGTCGGCGTTGACTGGCTCTACGATAACATTGAAGTTATTATCAGAAACAAAGCAGGGATAAGTGTAACCCCCGAGGAGCTAACCAAGCTTCTCACAACGCCTGACTACGAGGTCGGCAGGATAAGGGGCGGAAAGCGTATAACAATCTCCCACAACGATGTCAAGGACGAATACGAGAAACTCATGAAGTCGTGGGTTGAGAGAATATCAAGCAGAACAAAGCTTATTCTCGAGGGGCTTTCAACGGCAATCGTTGACAAGCTTGTACTCACCGGTGGAGGCTCGCTCCTACCAGGAGCTTATGAGGAGTTCTCAAAGAGCTTCGAGGATGTTGCCGAAGTAATCAGGCCGGACGATCCGATAACGAGCAACGCAAAGGGTTACTACACCCTCGCCAAGATACTCCTCGAGGAAAAAGGTGAGGAAGCCAAGGCAGAAGAGGCTGCAGAGGAGAGTAAAGCAGAAGGCAAGAAAAAGGGAAAAGTGAAAAAGGAGTAA
- the psmA gene encoding archaeal proteasome endopeptidase complex subunit alpha has translation MHLPQMGYDRAITVFSPDGRLFQVEYAREAVKRGATAIGIKTKEGVLLLADRRVASKLLEITTIEKIYKIDEHICAATSGLVADARVLIDRARIEAQINKLTYDEPISVKELARRICDFKQQYTQYGGVRPFGVSLLIAGVDETPKLYETDPSGALLEYKATSIGAGRNIVVEYLEKEYKEDMALEDAIILAMVAMGKAIESELTPEGVEMGIVGLDRKFKQYSIEELKPYVEKANEIISSELGKQS, from the coding sequence ATGCATCTACCACAGATGGGATATGATAGAGCCATCACGGTATTCAGCCCTGATGGCAGGCTGTTTCAGGTGGAATATGCGAGGGAAGCGGTTAAAAGAGGAGCAACGGCCATAGGTATTAAAACAAAGGAAGGCGTGCTTTTGCTTGCGGATAGAAGAGTGGCCAGCAAACTACTCGAGATAACAACTATAGAGAAGATATACAAGATTGATGAACACATCTGTGCTGCAACTTCTGGCCTGGTAGCGGATGCGCGTGTCCTCATTGACAGAGCACGCATCGAGGCCCAGATAAACAAGCTCACGTACGACGAGCCGATAAGTGTTAAGGAGCTCGCAAGAAGGATCTGCGACTTCAAACAGCAGTACACTCAGTACGGTGGCGTTCGACCCTTCGGTGTATCGCTGTTGATTGCTGGCGTAGATGAAACGCCGAAACTCTACGAAACAGATCCGAGCGGAGCTCTGCTCGAATACAAGGCCACGTCAATTGGTGCGGGAAGAAACATCGTTGTGGAGTATCTCGAAAAAGAATACAAGGAAGACATGGCGCTGGAGGATGCGATAATCCTCGCAATGGTTGCCATGGGCAAGGCAATAGAGAGCGAATTAACACCAGAAGGGGTCGAGATGGGCATTGTAGGGCTTGACAGAAAGTTCAAGCAGTACAGCATTGAGGAACTGAAGCCCTACGTGGAGAAGGCGAACGAGATAATAAGCAGCGAACTCGGGAAGCAGTCTTAG
- a CDS encoding RNA-binding domain-containing protein, which translates to MQKPKIERIIVTAVVYTTEDMEKVGEAISTLFPFEFEIVVSEAKGHYGNPMKFLEVEIAKKREIKEFWNYLMELIGEQREYLLNTIDEKLDEQNVLHIRIDKQKAYLGEIELGGRDSIVVKAKIVTYPARRDKALEAAKELIEHGIC; encoded by the coding sequence ATGCAAAAGCCAAAGATAGAGCGAATCATCGTAACGGCAGTGGTTTACACCACTGAAGACATGGAAAAAGTTGGTGAGGCAATTTCAACCCTTTTTCCCTTTGAGTTTGAGATAGTCGTTAGCGAGGCTAAGGGCCACTACGGTAATCCCATGAAGTTCCTCGAAGTGGAAATAGCGAAGAAAAGAGAGATAAAGGAGTTCTGGAACTATTTAATGGAGCTCATAGGAGAGCAGCGCGAGTACCTGCTCAACACCATCGACGAGAAGCTTGACGAGCAGAACGTTCTGCACATCCGGATAGACAAGCAGAAAGCGTATCTCGGCGAGATTGAGCTTGGCGGGAGAGATTCAATTGTCGTAAAGGCCAAAATAGTCACCTATCCCGCGAGGAGAGATAAGGCGCTGGAAGCTGCAAAAGAGCTGATAGAACATGGAATTTGCTGA
- a CDS encoding winged helix-turn-helix domain-containing protein/riboflavin kinase produces MLGILKQLALMNATRKVLKISSKELAEKINQSLQTAARKLKELEDEGLIERMLYKDGQYIVITEKGKDLLYKEYLDYKRIFEGEDAIILKGRVFGGVGEGAYYVSLEGYRKQFIEKLGFDPYPGTLNLKIPKEQMFFRKRLDQEEGITIEGFSTEDRTFGDVKAFKCRIDGMEGAIVIPQRTHYPADVLEVIAPVKLREHLGLEDGDTVEIEVIL; encoded by the coding sequence ATGCTGGGAATACTCAAGCAACTTGCTCTGATGAACGCAACTCGTAAGGTTCTCAAAATAAGCTCGAAGGAGCTGGCGGAGAAGATAAACCAGAGTCTGCAGACCGCTGCAAGAAAGCTGAAGGAACTGGAGGACGAAGGCCTGATAGAGAGAATGCTCTACAAGGACGGACAGTACATTGTGATCACGGAGAAGGGGAAAGATCTGCTGTACAAGGAGTATCTTGACTATAAGCGAATTTTTGAGGGAGAGGATGCGATTATATTGAAAGGCAGGGTTTTCGGTGGCGTTGGTGAGGGGGCGTACTACGTTTCCCTTGAGGGCTATAGAAAACAGTTCATAGAAAAGCTTGGTTTTGACCCGTATCCCGGCACTCTTAACCTGAAAATCCCGAAAGAGCAGATGTTCTTCAGGAAGAGACTGGATCAGGAAGAGGGCATAACAATAGAAGGTTTCTCTACTGAAGACAGGACTTTTGGGGATGTGAAGGCGTTTAAGTGCAGAATTGACGGGATGGAAGGGGCAATTGTCATCCCACAAAGAACCCACTACCCGGCAGATGTGCTGGAGGTCATAGCCCCGGTAAAGCTGAGGGAACATCTGGGGCTTGAAGATGGAGATACCGTTGAGATAGAGGTGATATTATGA
- a CDS encoding Rpp14/Pop5 family protein, whose protein sequence is MKGLPPSLRKRKRYIAFRVLATEPVDSRSLIQEIWQTALTLYGEYFAAGLGIWLEQFDGSKGILRCSRDALEKVKVVLTLISNVAGVEVVIVTLGVSGTIKGCKKYLEVLENASTTDGI, encoded by the coding sequence ATGAAAGGTCTGCCACCATCTCTGAGGAAGAGAAAAAGATATATTGCTTTCCGGGTTTTAGCCACTGAACCGGTAGATAGTAGGAGTCTGATTCAGGAGATATGGCAAACTGCCCTCACGCTGTACGGGGAATACTTCGCAGCGGGATTGGGCATATGGCTTGAGCAATTCGATGGCAGTAAAGGCATACTTCGCTGCAGTCGCGACGCACTGGAGAAGGTTAAAGTAGTGCTTACGCTGATAAGTAACGTAGCCGGTGTGGAAGTTGTGATAGTGACCCTTGGCGTTAGCGGGACGATAAAAGGATGTAAGAAGTATTTGGAGGTGTTGGAGAATGCATCTACCACAGATGGGATATGA
- a CDS encoding 50S ribosomal protein L15e, whose product MKSAYAYIREAWKRPWEGYVGELMWERLQQWRREPAVVRIERPTRLDRARALGYKAKKGIIVVRVRIRRGGRRATRPKRGRKTKNMMVRRLTPKKSLQWIAEERAARKYPNMEVLNSYWVGEDGRYKWFEVILVDRSHPAIASDKQLAWITTKKGRVFRGLTSAGRKSRGLRRKGRGAEKVRPSLRANFRK is encoded by the coding sequence ATGAAATCCGCTTACGCGTACATTAGAGAAGCGTGGAAAAGACCGTGGGAAGGTTACGTTGGCGAGTTGATGTGGGAGCGCCTTCAGCAATGGAGGAGAGAGCCAGCCGTCGTCAGAATTGAGAGGCCGACAAGGCTGGACAGGGCGAGAGCTCTCGGATACAAGGCCAAGAAGGGCATAATCGTTGTCAGAGTCAGAATCAGAAGAGGTGGAAGAAGGGCAACGAGGCCCAAGAGGGGTAGAAAGACAAAGAACATGATGGTTCGCAGGTTGACACCAAAGAAGAGCCTCCAGTGGATTGCCGAGGAGAGGGCAGCGAGGAAGTACCCGAACATGGAAGTTCTGAACTCCTACTGGGTTGGAGAGGACGGCAGATACAAGTGGTTTGAAGTCATCCTTGTTGACCGCAGCCATCCTGCGATAGCTTCGGACAAGCAGCTTGCTTGGATAACCACAAAGAAGGGTAGAGTATTCCGCGGTCTCACGTCAGCCGGTAGGAAGTCAAGAGGACTCAGAAGGAAGGGCAGAGGTGCTGAGAAGGTCAGGCCCAGCCTGAGGGCTAACTTCAGGAAATAA
- a CDS encoding RNase P subunit p30 family protein has translation MEFADFVRFTPSVGKEWGYDAYVVFEEERGEDEEKRVPKTLASQTGVKLIQGVTIRAENIPELQSKLRKVKRDEGVVVGVLSSEVKVNREAVMRRKVDILLDSPERRLDYATVMLAAEKDVIIEVSLSKFLSTKGIRRMRLFEETAQLLQVIRKFDAPFALTTAASTFYGLRQRKQVEDFFAFIGADVERARYYISRLLRRLTDERYIMDGLEIED, from the coding sequence ATGGAATTTGCTGACTTTGTCAGGTTTACTCCCTCAGTCGGGAAAGAATGGGGCTACGATGCCTACGTGGTCTTCGAGGAGGAGAGGGGCGAGGACGAGGAGAAGAGGGTACCGAAAACTCTCGCAAGTCAAACCGGTGTGAAACTCATTCAAGGAGTGACAATTAGAGCGGAAAACATTCCGGAGCTTCAGTCAAAGCTGAGAAAGGTTAAGCGAGATGAAGGCGTTGTGGTAGGAGTGCTCAGCAGCGAGGTGAAAGTTAATAGAGAGGCAGTCATGCGCAGGAAAGTTGATATACTTCTCGATTCGCCAGAGAGACGACTCGACTATGCAACAGTAATGCTTGCAGCCGAAAAAGACGTTATTATAGAGGTCAGTCTGTCCAAATTCCTCTCTACAAAGGGAATTCGCAGGATGAGGCTTTTTGAGGAAACCGCTCAGCTTCTTCAGGTCATCAGAAAATTTGATGCTCCATTTGCGCTTACCACAGCTGCATCCACATTCTATGGACTCAGGCAGCGAAAACAGGTAGAGGATTTCTTCGCATTTATTGGTGCTGATGTCGAACGGGCGAGATATTACATTTCAAGGTTGCTCAGAAGACTTACGGATGAAAGGTACATAATGGATGGTCTTGAGATAGAAGACTGA